A single Plasmodium knowlesi strain H genome assembly, chromosome: 13 DNA region contains:
- a CDS encoding SICAvar, type II, which produces MEEFKYFAEFMKKWLAEEGENAMSASVLLKRVREGMDTMLDNVQDNTQDEEELCAKKDDNTGKEILDDANKNLCKILIRLFYWIAGLRQRGDSGKKMWVWEKEVLTKEVEEHVQDYLRCILGKILVVKILAAHCDTSRVVPVLQKAIDETIDPRGVKAKHEKCKGMDFESLSMGRKFFWEEIEEFIEQNEGRGKTIKKLIKGENCKIEGGAPVATGNGAEDKWKGVKKLMGFNSGNELQELINDNNSWPKGALGRTLCYIKNRDTQGNGDIGGILKQMHESGGTYRGPLVGSHGSQEGKSTTIPTACDDVEEDGPSGKPEPPQLPFPAGAPPGGQQASVGTPPAHVQTIQPVSTEPQTAHPTAATTTSASSSSSSSSSSSSSSSSSGAEPTAPGDTASTGTTAAAGAGVLGGLVPGAGGVVPGVPGVGTLPASGDSGAPSGGGGAGGVGGGSSGGGSGGNTITGTGAGQGTGPGPGSPAPVPPPPPPPQQQQSGQQPIQQQQPPSQAIQPAVPVVPSTTPAPTSPGGGAAGGPGPGAAVGAAAGGAGVAGGLVPGAGGVVPGVPGVGGVPGVGTPAAAANADATPAAGAATTTDGGPSAGQIFWGLGRGLSKMVQGLFSSVIPSAIHGAASSALNTVSNVVKPVIRIADKADKAAKAAEAARAEAAAEAARAEAAAEAARAEAAAKAAEAEKAAKAEADAKAQEAALVAPAAPPPAPVPVNDSVAVSGTSPTSDGGSGVAGVGEPTPAAAAAPGGRGAVPGVPGIGGVPGGVGAAAGRAGPVAGGGGGKVRLRNTPQGGKTPLRPKVVEWDIRNVKDVIIPYIPIIPVVLGVSVFGFLFFKYFGFSGRQKRRSRRAAQIPRSPPPFEEHMEKGALTISYAPSQYYMVRRRHPLFSAERQRAKKHILKGISEKTIIHVHLEEVNEYKNQEQNYASSPLMDKVDFLQIIVEEFMGSA; this is translated from the exons ATGGAGGAGTTCAAGTATTTTGCAGAATTCATGAAGAAATGGTTAGcggaagaaggggaaaatgccATGAGCGCG AGTGTTTTATTGAAAAGAgtaagagaaggaatggacACTATGCTAGATAATGTTCAGGACAACACGCAGGATGAAGAGGAACTTTGTGCCAAAAAGGACGACAACACTGGCAAGGAAATATTGGATgatgcaaataaaaatttatgtaaaatattaatcaGGTTATTCTACTGGATAGCTGGATTAAGACAAAGGGGGGAtagcgggaaaaaaatgtgggtatgggaaaaagaagtgcTGACCAAGGAAGTCGAGGAACACGTGCAAGATTATTTAAGGTGTATATTAGGAAAAATACTTGtagtaaaaatattagcAGCACACTGCGATACGAGCAGAGTGGTTCCAGTATTGCAAAAGGCAATAGACGAAACCATAGATCCAAGAGGTGTCAAGGCGAAACATGAGAAATGTAAAGGAATGGATTTTGAGAGTTTAAGTATGGGacgtaaatttttttgggaagaaatagaagaattCATAGAGCAGAATGAGGGTAGAGGGAAAACTATTAAGAAATTaattaagggggaaaattgtaaaattgaAGGTGGTGCCCCGGTGGCGACGGGGAATGGCGCAGAGGACAAGTGGAAGGGTGTTAAGAAACTAATGGGATTTAATAGTGGGAATGAGCTGCAAGAATTGATCAATGATAATAATAGTTGGCCAAAGGGAGCATTGGGCAGAACACTATGTTACATAAAGAATAGGGATACACAGGGGAATGGGGACATAGGGGGCATATTGAAGCAGATGCATGAGTCAGGCGGGACATATAGGGGACCATTAGTAGGGTCTCATGGAAGTCAGGAAGGCAAGTCTACAACCATTCCTACCGCATGCGATGATGTGGAGGAAGATGGTCCATCGGGTAAACCTGAACCTCCACAATTACCATTCCCAGCTGGTGCACCACCAGGAGGGCAACAAGCTTCGGTAGGAACACCACCAGCTCATGTACAAACAATACAGCCGGTATCAACTGAACCCCAAACAGCACATCCCACAGCAGCAACAACAACTTCTGCTTCAAGTTCCAGTTCCTCCAGTAGTTCCAGTAGTTCAAGTTCCAGTTCCTCTGGAGCCGAACCCACAGCTCCTGGTGATACTGCAAGTACTGGTACTACTGCTGCTGCAGGTGCAGGGGTACTGGGTGGTTTAGTACCAGGTGCTGGTGGGGTTGTACCTGGTGTTCCAGGGGTAGGTACACTTCCTGCTAGTGGTGATTCAGGTGCACCTtcaggtggtggtggtgccGGTGGTGTGGGAGGTGGATCCTCTGGAGGTGGTAGTGGTGGTAACACTATTACTGGTACTGGTGCTGGTCAAGGAACAGGTCCAGGTCCTGGTTCACCAGCTCCAGTACCAccccctcctcctccacCACAGCAACAACAGAGTGGTCAACAACCAATACAACAGCAGCAACCTCCTTCTCAAGCTATTCAACCAGCTGTTCCTGTAGTACCATCAACTACTCCAGCTCCGACTAGTCCAGGTGGTGGTGCCGCTGGTGGTCCTGGCCCAGGTGCTGCTGTTGGTGCTGCTGCTGGAGGGGCCGGGGTAGCGGGCGGTTTAGTACCAGGTGCTGGTGGAGTTGTACCTGGTGTTCCAGGGGTAGGTGGTGTGCCAGGAGTTGGTACTCCAGCAGCAGCAGCAAATGCTGATGCTACTCCCGCAGCTGGTGCTGCCACCACCACGGATGGAGGACCTTCTGCTGGTCAAATATTTTGGGGTTTGGGAAGGGGATTATCCAAAATGGTGCAAGGATTATTTTCGTCAGTAATTCCCTCAGCTATACATGGGGCAGCATCTTCCGCCCTTAATACTGTTTCTAATGTAGTAAAACCCGTTATAAGGATAGCTGATAAAGCTGATAAAGCTGCAAAAGCTGCAGAAGCTGCAAGAGCTGAAGCAGCTGCAGAAGCTGCAAGAGCTGAAGCAGCTGCAGAAGCTGCAAGAGCTGAAGCAGCTGCAAAAGCTGCAGAAGCTGAAAAAGCTGCAAAAGCAGAAGCAGATGCAAAAGCTCAAGAAGCTGCTCTTGTGGCTCCGGCAGCACCACCCCCTGCTCCTGTTCCCGTTAATGATAGTGTCGCCGTTTCTGGTACATCACCAACTTCTGATGGTGGTAGTGGTGTTGCTGGTGTTGGAGAACCAACACCAGCTGCTGCGGCAGCTCCAGGCGGTCGTGGGGCTGTACCTGGTGTTCCAGGGATAGGTGGTGTGCCAGGGGGAGTGGGTGCAGCAGCTGGTCGTGCAGGACCTGTTGCTGGGGGCGGTGGTGGAAAAGTACGCCTGCGCAATACACCACAAGGAGGTAAAACTCCACTTCGACCGAAGGTTGTAGAATGGGATATAAGGAATGTAAAGGATGTTATCATCCCCTATATTCCAATAATTCCTGTTGTATTAGGTGTTTCTGTAtttggtttccttttttttaag TATTTTGGATTTTCTGGTCGACAAAAACGACGTTCCCGACGTGCGGCACAAATCCCGAGGAGTCCTCCCCCTTTCGAAGAACATATGGAAAAAGGTGCTCTAACCATATCTTATGCACCTTCTCAGTATTATATGGTTAGAAGACGCCATCCTCTATTTAGTGCCGAAAGGCAGCGAGCAAAAAAACATATCTTAAAAGGAATAAGCGAAAAAACTATTATTCATGTTCACTTGGAGGAAGTAAATGAATACAAGAACCAAGAACAAAACTATGCGTCGTCGCCATTAATGGATAAAGtcgattttcttcaaatcatCGTGGAGGAATTTATGGGATCCGCATAA